Part of the Trichoderma asperellum chromosome 1, complete sequence genome is shown below.
CTGCTATTGCTTTAGCAAGACTAATTTACGACACGGTCATCCATCCCATACCGAAGCGGACGAGCTCGAGCATGCGCATGTTAGTCTGAACTGGGAAGCTTCCGAGGGGGGCCAGCGACCGGCTGGGCGAAGGGCTCTCCGGATGCGCAGGCCGCCGGCTATTCTGGGCACCATCTTGCGAGAAGGGTTTCCTTCTTCCGCGTAGACGCCCCCGGTGGTCGCTTACGCCTTTCATTACGTGCCTGCGGATTTCTCGCTGAACGTTGCTCTGCCGGCGGATATCTTCCGGGTGGGACATGTTCACGAAGTGGAGAGCTCCGTGGCCCGAGGAGCCTGATGCACTTGTCGACGGCTCCGTCAAGGGAGGAGATCCATGAGATGCGTCCGAAGATGAATGCCCACTGGGAGGATGCTCCAAGACCTGTTCGCCCTCAGGCGCTGGCTGGAGCTCCTCGTCAAGCTCCCTCCTTTCTGCGCTGGACGccatttttttatagttgaTGTCGAGGTCCGTGAGCGATAACACAATGCTTGATGGCTCAGTGGATAAAAATCAACACCTCAGCTTCCCAAATCACTTCAAGTCTGTTGTCAAAAGGGGTTAGACAAACTCAAAGCCGACTCTATGGACGCATTGCAGAGATGGCGCCGCCCTCTTAGTCATCACTGAGGTGAAACCTGTCAGCTTGAGATCTGACCAATACGTGGAGGTGTTGGGCGAATTTCCGTCTTTTAGTTTCCCTTTCCCTATATCTTAAGATCTAGGAGCGCTGTTTGGGTGCCAAGCAGGTCAGAATACTCTACTAAAGCCGTTTCGGAGAAGCAGCACCGGCAATTTTTTATTTCACATACACAAGAAATTCCACATCATTGCCCGTTGGTTGTTTctgcttttcctttgtctaCCTTATTTACAGTCGCGAAATATCGAGTCACTAGCCTCCCCGTCTTTCAATATCCTTGAACTGGCCTCTGTCCCAATCTCCTTCGGGCAATTCTACCGAACACCAGAGCCCAccttcgccatcatcgctttCGACCATACATATTCTtcgagctccagcagcactgCTCCCACTTCCCCATATACGTGTCAACTTGCCATCACCCCCACCCTGGAGAGCTCCCCTAAAATGGATATCCAGGAATTTCATTttcctccagctgctcaCCCCAAAAAACAATCCGTCGACACCGCGAGGGACAGGATTTTGTTCCGGGTTGGCAAGTACCCAGTCGACAGTCCGTTCTAACCCCTCTTTCGTCAACTGCTGCACCGTCTTTCGCACCTCCATCGCGACAGCCCCCAAAGACATGGTTCGAAGCTGCCCTACTGTGAAGGTATGCAGGAGAGGAACTGCAAAAACGGCGTTGTGGATATACGAACTAGGGTCTGGCCCATATCGCTCTGGCAGCATAAACCGCAGATCAAGCGGAAACACCAGGTGAGCAAGAGTGGATGGTGATGCAGAGCATGAACTGGCCCAAGCACGGgccaagaaggcgaagaTAACGTCGTTTTCACTCAGTCGGACTCTATCCGCAACCCCTTGAGCTTCTGATCGTAACCGGGTGATctcagaagaaggaaaatgaaaCGACATATACTTTGCCCGAGGCTCCGattccatctccttcttgaaGTTCTCCAAGAATTGTTTCTCAGCGGCGCCCACGATGGATGACCATCCTAGTGGTATGTTTGCGGCGTCGTTTGCTAGATTGTGCCTGTCACCGAGCCCTGATAAAGGATTCCATCCCAACGTTGCTGGCCCTATCGCATCCTCCACATCAGAATTAACGGCAGTAGCCCAATCTGCAAGGATTCGTTCGAATCCTTTGGCATCGTTGAATATATGAGGGCCACGCACACTTATGATTGTCGCGTCGGAGAACGTTTCAACGTGTACCTTCAGCATTGGTGGATTCAGTTCGGGCTGATTGGGATTTGGGCAATACTGCTCCGGAGTCCCCACAGCAGGAACCAGAGCTCGAAGAGAATTGACTCCAGGGTGAAGAGTGATGCGGTCCGATAGAGTATCTAAGTGCGGCAGAGAAGGATTGACGGTTGCGACACTTGTTTGACCACGATTGTTTGAAGTGAATACGACCGCAGGCAAGGTGTCGCGCGAGAATGATTTCGCACGAGGAACGTAAAAGCTGTCTAATGCCGATGTCTGGCAGCAGATGCATCAGAATCACTGTAGATATGTTAAGAGATAATTGCACTCACCAGTCTTGCTCCGAGAATTCTGTACTTTCTCAATATTAACAATTCCAGAGAGTCATGTAGTTTAACGGGATCTAGATATCCAGTAAAATACAGAGAATAAGTGATGACAAAAGGTTTAACAAGATTCGTCGTATCAATGGGATTAATGGGCACAACGTCGAACACGAGGTTTGGAGCGGGCTGATAGGTGCGAAGAGAACCGCTGTGATCGTTTCCTTTGGAGTTCATCTTCAAAAGGTGACACTgcgggaggaaaaaaaaccctTGAATTCAAACACACATGGCCATCATAAACGCAATGCTGCAAGTGAATGCGATGGTATATATAGGGTATCTCTTTAGTAGGGTTAAGGCAGCTTTCTTGTACTTGCTCTGTCAGCAAATATAGGACTTATGCTAACCTGGATCATATCTGATTGGCCCTGTAGGAGGTAGGACGCTTGTTAGGCAAGCTGTACTTTTGGGAGTAAATAATGTATCACATTAGTTCTCTGCTGTCTTATTGGGCCGACTCTCAGAAGGTGCTAGAAAGCTGCCTCGACCCTCTCAAAGAGATGGCACAGATCCAcataaagcagcagaaacCCTGAGCTAAGATATGATGTGAATATGACTTTGTGGTTCCGTGGTTTTACACTTAGTACCTCCAATACGGAAGAGAAAAGTATCTACGCCTATCAAACGGTAAATTATCGTAGCATGGGTGGTCCGCCCTGCAGCGTAATCTTAGTTATGTTTACGTCTCGGCGAGACCCATTGGAGGCTTGCTGGGTTCTGGGCGGTTAGCCACTTTGGGAAAATGGAGTTGTCTGAGATCCACTTGCCTGTTATGGAATATCAAGATGTCGTTCGGGAAGTTCGGACAACAGTCATTGTTGCAAGCCGTTAGCATTGGAATTAAATGTGTCTACTAGTACAAATATCTACTAGCCATTTACAAATAGACTAAAAGATtgttattaataagctataCGTATGTATTATAACCGCTGCTACACGAGTACCCGGAGCCAGAACGTCTGTCGCATACGGGGCTTGGGGTGAGGCCAGTATTGCCCACGGTTGTCTGAGTTGTCCCCATAAAGATCTAGGAATCACAGGCTGTATATGACAGCTGTTTCATTGTGAATATATTTAGACTACCGTATTGCTAGTGCCGTTGGCACGATTACTGCACGGCACGTATCATTCCCAAGTATGTGGTGCCTGCGGTATGGGCGTGATGGTTGCTGCTAGTATATTAAGGCAAAACAATAGCATATTATGTGAATGACGCTGTCCGTTCAAGAACACAAGCAGCATCTCAAACGCTTAGGAAGCGCTTTTATTGCTATGCCTCGCCGTGGGTTAGAAGTCGTCGGCATTTTCTTCCTGGGGGTACCATTTGGCGCCTCAGTTTAGCCACTGCACGCTAAAGACTCGATCAAGGCCTCTGAACCGCAGAAGAGTCTCATGAATAGCAACAGTGATGGTTACGGTTGAGACTATTGGCCTAATCCTTCTGCTCTATTCAGCATTACAGTATACCAGATCGatacttgcttttttttttccatagTGTATTATCTACTCTACAAATTGAGAAGGTAACTAACGCATTATACGCAGTAAAATTTTACCCTATATGTAAAGGCTTGTTCGAGCTTCTTGTGGCGGCAACATAAGGACTGCAAGCAGCAGGCAAGTCCAGTGACAACGGTAACATTCGCTGATGCGCAATCCAACATAGATGATGTTTATGGCTCTGCCATTTGGGCTGAAGCATTCCATAGTAAAGGAACTTTGAAATGAAGCTGTTTTAAAAGCGGAGTATAGGGTTACTGTCTAGAATATACAACGACGGAGCAATTGGCTGCAAACACACTGGATACTGTATACAAGTATATCAACAATTACTTCCTCATGTACGACAATAGTCCGTTGGACGAGGCCAGGGCTTTTCTTACgcaacctaaagaacttttCCACCCAACGACTGGGCTTGATAAACGCATTGGCCTGCGCGCACAGCATGCATCTTTGAGGCTGATGTTTTCAACAATGTAATATTACACGCAAAATCCGACACACCACCTTGAGTCATTCCCCTAAGCTCAACTTATACGCCATGATCAGAAATAAGTCTCCAATTTTCGCTATCTAAACATTGAAGCCCAATCTCGTCCCGTTCATTGTGGCGTATTAGATCGTCGCAGCCCCCACCTTTGTTTTCGCTGCGGAAAAATTCCCTACCACGCTTCGAGAAATCGGTATCGGCCTAATAGGATATTGCATTCAAATATGTGTAAGTTGTCAGAATATCCTTGTACCACTCACTCACTGTACTACAAAGATGCCAATAGCATTCTTTCACAACCAGTAAAAGGGTGTTATACTTGGCATAAGCAGGGCGATGGGTGGTTTGCACAGTTTGCGGTGCACTTCTTTGTCCCTAAAACCGCGAAACTACCAACAGAGGAAATCGCTGCACTTTTCGGTGATACAGTCGTAGTATACTTACGAGTTAATGGTAGTGACCCGATTGATGGAAATGGAACGGATGCAGAAAGGAATAGTATTCACAAACTGTATAGCTTGGAGCCTATCTGCCTTGATCTGTAGCATGTTCGCTCTCTGAATAGCCTGGCTTGTGCACCATAATTTAACAGCGCTGTATAATATAGGCAACAAAGCTGGTCGTACAGTGGTTGCCATATCCTTTTCATTCGGGTTAGTCAGCATGTTCGATTGGGGGTGGTGTTTCTGAATGAAGAGAGTGGTGTAGTTTTATATCTGTTTGGTCACTTTGGCTTCTTGCTGAAGTGGTTAACCCTCAGCTACCATGCGAGGAGTCGAACAAATGACAATATTGTGCCATCTGCTGGGGCTCGGGAACACCTCAGTGCGTATCGAGTCGGTAATGAGCCGCTACAGTGGATTCCTCCGGTAGATCCTCCGAACTGCGGGGGCCAAGAGAATGCGGAAGACGATTCTCGGTCGTGAATTTGATGCCGGGATAATGAACATTTCTAAAGCATGTGGATTGAATAGGTACTGTAAATGTATTAAAGCCGCTCTCAATAGAGAAAATGCCAAAAGTAGAGTGGAATCGCCATAAATAGGATGATTTGAGCGTTGTCTAGTAATCCGGCGGGAAAGCCTCTCCTCATTCAACAGGGCCACGGACATAGTTTCATCCAGTTAAGCCCATTACTGGTAACAACCCGTAAATCTATGGCGAATCTGATACTATATATTGCTTGACGGCTTTACGCACAATATTGTATCTCTTCCCAATGGCGCCTACCTGGACTCGTCTCATTCGGTTCGTggcggaagaagatggacaCATCCACCTTGGACAGGTGGACTCAGACACCCTAGATGTTGGTATTGCAGCGTTCGAAGGCATCCCAATTTTCGCGAGGCTGATTGAAGGGTCTCTGTACGACGGGGTTGTCTCAGATACGACCATGACCGTTAAACACGTAGGTCTACATCAGCTCTGCAATGCTATGGCTGTAATACTCATCCAGCATAGCTCTTGCCTCCGATTCCGACTGACCAAAAGAGCATCATTCGTTGCCTCGGGCTCAACTACCGCGATCATGCTAAAGAGTCCAATATGCCGATACCAGATGTACCGGTGCTGTTCTTCAAGCCTCCGCATGCTTTGATGGGTCCTTGGCCTGAGAAAATCAGGATTCCAAGGTTCGTACAGGATGGATCCAGCGACTATGAAGCGGAGCTCACCTTGGTAATATCTAAGACGGGCAAAAACATCGCAGAGGAGGACGCATTTGACCACGTTCTCGGATACACGTGTGGAAATGACGTTAGTGCTCGCACAGAGCAGTTCAAAAGCAGCCAGTGGTCGTTTTCTAAGGGACTGGATGCGTCCGCACCAATAGGCCCCGTCTTGGTCTCCCAGAGCGCAATTGGCGATCCCCACAATCTCAGTATCAGGGCCATATACAACGGAGCTGTTGTACAGGACTCGAATACCAGGTACGTAGCATACTGAATCATGGAGCACATGTGCTGATGGGGAACAAATAGTCAGATGATATTCTCCATCCCAAAGATCATTTCGTTCCTATCGCAAGGAACGACACTGGAGCAGGGAACGATTATCATGACCGGAACTCCGCCAGGGATTGGATGCAAGCGAGATCCTAGAATCTGTTTGCGTGATGGGGATGATATAAGGGTTCAGATTGGAAAGATTGGGACGTTGATTAATGCAGTCTATTATGAGAAGTGAGAATCCCATGCAGGCGTTGTATAACTAGCCATCACCAGCGTAGAATTCACGAAGAGGAATAATCCTACAGGGTGATATGTGATGGGACGTAACGGGCCACGGGAGAAGACACAGAAGAAACAAACTGCGCCTCAGAAAATTCATCTAATAAAACGAGCCTCAAGGCGTCAACTAAGTAGGTCATGTCTCTGAAGGTATGCAGGAGATATGACTCTCTCAAGCTTGAAACGGGACAACATGAAGGTAGTAATTGATCTGTCGTGCGTTCTTTCCGAATTGGCTTCGAATTGAGGCATAATAACTTGTTGATATTATCACGCCATAAAATCTCTGACACAGTACAACCCGACACCAATCAAATCTCACCCCAATAAATCATTTTTGCATTGCTGCGAAATGTTTTTGGAGACACGGTTCTTCTTACCATTGCGGGGGGTTCATATTATTAAGCCGGCTTCTTCCCCACAAGCGGTGTCTTTCAAGGCACAAACGGCGGGGCGATTGGCAGTCATCAATCATTCCTTCGCAACAAACATACCGCTCGTCACTGATCCTGCTTGGGTTATTTCCCACGGC
Proteins encoded:
- a CDS encoding uncharacterized protein (EggNog:ENOG41), which codes for MNSKGNDHSGSLRTYQPAPNLVFDVVPINPIDTTNLVKPFVITYSLYFTGYLDPVKLHDSLELLILRKYRILGARLTSALDSFYVPRAKSFSRDTLPAVVFTSNNRGQTSVATVNPSLPHLDTLSDRITLHPGVNSLRALVPAVGTPEQYCPNPNQPELNPPMLKVHVETFSDATIISVRGPHIFNDAKGFERILADWATAVNSDVEDAIGPATLGWNPLSGLGDRHNLANDAANIPLGWSSIVGAAEKQFLENFKKEMESEPRAKYMSFHFPSSEITRLRSEAQGVADRVRLSENDVIFAFLARAWASSCSASPSTLAHLVFPLDLRFMLPERYGPDPSSYIHNAVFAVPLLHTFTVGQLRTMSLGAVAMEVRKTVQQLTKEGLERTVDWVLANPEQNPVPRGVDGLFFGVSSWRKMKFLDIHFRGALQGGGDGKLTRIWGSGSSAAGARRICMVESDDGEGGLWCSVELPEGDWDRGQFKDIERRGG
- a CDS encoding uncharacterized protein (EggNog:ENOG41), giving the protein MAPTWTRLIRFVAEEDGHIHLGQVDSDTLDVGIAAFEGIPIFARLIEGSLYDGVVSDTTMTVKHLLPPIPTDQKSIIRCLGLNYRDHAKESNMPIPDVPVLFFKPPHALMGPWPEKIRIPRFVQDGSSDYEAELTLVISKTGKNIAEEDAFDHVLGYTCGNDVSARTEQFKSSQWSFSKGLDASAPIGPVLVSQSAIGDPHNLSIRAIYNGAVVQDSNTSQMIFSIPKIISFLSQGTTLEQGTIIMTGTPPGIGCKRDPRICLRDGDDIRVQIGKIGTLINAVYYEK